The following DNA comes from bacterium.
GCCTCGGCCGCTGGGCGCCGGTGCTCGTGCTGGCCGCGCTGTTGCTCGTGCTGGACGTGATCTCCGCGCGCGCCCCGCACACGCTGGATCTCACACGCAACAAGCGCTACAGCCTGGCGCCCCAGACCGTGCGGGTGCTGGACGCCCTGGACGTGGACGTGCGCATCACCGCCTTCTACCAGCGTCTCGACCCCAGCCGCAAGGCAGCCGAGGTCATGCTGTCGTCCTTCAGCGACCGCACCGACCGCATCTCCTACGAGGTGGTCAACCCCGACGTGGAACTCTCGCGCGTGCAGGAGATGGGCGTGACCACGGCCCGGGCCGTGGTCGTGGAGGGCGCGGGCCGACGGCGCGAGCTGCTCGACCCCGACGAGTCCACCCTGATCAACGCAGTCTTCCGCGTGATGGTCGGACACCAGCCGATCGTCTACCATCTGCAGGGCCACGGGGAGCACCGCCTGGACGACGAGGAGCGCAACGGCTTCGCAGCCCTCGACGGCGTGCTGCGGCGCCAGGGCTACATCCTGTATCCCCTGCTGCTGAGCGATGCCCCCGAGGTGCCCGCCGACGCCCAGATCGTGGTGATCGCCGCGCCGCAGATCGAGTTCGCCGCCCAGGAGCTGGCTGCCCTGCACGCGTTCCTGGCGCGAGGCGGTGCGGTGCTGGCGCTGCTCGATCCCGGCACGCCCGTCTCGGTGTCCGACTGGGTTTCGCGCTACAACGTGGTGCCCGGCGACGACTTCCTGGTCACCTCCTCGCGTGCCAACGCCAGTCTGCGCGTCGACCAGCGCGTGATGGTGGTGATGGATTATCCCCAGCACGAGATCACGCGCGGACTGCCCGGCATGGCCACCTTCTTCCCCTTCGCCCAGTCGCTGCGCCCGCGGGCCGAGGCCCTGGTCGGCGTCGAGGCCCACACGATCCTGCGCTCGGACGAGCGCAGCTGGGCCGAGTCCGACCTGTCGCAGGTGGCCGGGGGGAAGATCTCCTTCGACGAGGAGACCGACACGCGCGGTCCCCTGCCCTTCGGCGTGGCCCTGGAGGTCCACCGCGACGAGTACTTCGACGAGCTGAAGCTCGACGCGCTGGGCCTAGACAGCGACGACATCTTTCGCCAGAACGAGATGCTGGCCACCCTGCGCCGGATCCGCGAGCAGGGCGAGGTGCAGCTGCCGCCGTCGGTCTTCAGTTCCGAGAACACCTCCCGCCTGGTGGTGATCGGCGACTCGGACTTCGCGGTCAACGCCAACCTCAACCTCTACGGCAACCGCGACCTGCTGCTGAACGTGCTCGGCTGGCTGGCGCGCGAGCAGGTGCTGATCGCGCCGCGAGCGCGGGAGACCTTCAGCGAACCGCTGGTCCTGAGCAACGAGGACCGCGACCTGCTCGGCTGGAGCTGCGCCGTGGCCTGGCCGCTGCTGGCCGGGGTGATCGCCGTGATGGTCGTCGTGCGCCGGCGCAGGTTCCACTGATGAGCCGGCGCGAGACGGCGATTCCCCGCAGCGTCTACCCCCTGCTGATCCTGCTCGCGTTGGCCGCCCTCTGGCTGTGGCGCGCGGGTGGCGACGGCGAACCGTCCGGTCCGCGCCGGTTGTTCGAGCGCGCCGACGAGACGATCGCGTCCTGCGTGGTGCGCGGCGGGGACGCGTACGTGGTTCTGGAGCGAGACCCGGCAGGGCCGGGCGGCTGGCGCCTGGGTGGGGATCTCTCCGACTTAGCCGACGAGGACGGCGTGGCGGCCCTGCTGGCCGACCTCGCCGCCACGCTCGGCACCGAACCGGTCGCCGACGCGACGTGGACATCGCTGCCCGAGGACTACGGCCTGGACGGTCCGGGCCTGTTCGAGGTGCTCGTCGTCGACGCCGACGGCGGCCGCCGCTCGTTGCGGATCGGCGCGCGCAATCCCGCCACGGGTCTGTTCTATGCCACCGGCGCGGGCAGCGAGGCGCTTTTCATGGTGGGAGAGGACCTGGTGCGCACGCTGGTCGCGCTGCCCGGCTCCGTCCGGGCCCGCACGCTCTGGCCGGGCTTCGCGCGCGACCAGGCAGACACGGTGCGCCTGCGTTTTCCCGGCCAAGCCAACGGTGATCGGCTCGCCTGGGATCTGGTCGCCAGGGACGACGGCAACCGCTGGTGGCTGCGACTTCCCACGGACGGCTGGGCCCGCACCGGGGACGCGGCTCGCGGATACCACAGCCGCCACGCCGACCGCCGCAAGAGCGAAGCCGGCGCCGACTGGTTGAGATTGCGCGACCGCGAGATCGCCAACCTGCTCTCCTACCTGGAGAGCGACCGCGTGCGCGACTTCCTGCCCCCGGACGTTGCCGCGCCGACGGACGGCTTCGCCGTGCGCGTCTCCGGCGCGGGGTGCGCCGCTCGCGAGGTGATCTTCGGCGACTTGGAGACGGAGAACCGCGTGCAGGCCTGGCGTGACGGCTATCCTGGCGGTCTGGTCCTGCCCGCGGAAATCGTCAGGGAATGCGCCGGCGGGTTGCCCCGGTATCTGCACACGGATGTCCTGACCCACCGCCTGGCCGCCGCAGATTCCTTCGCCCTGACCCGAGCCGACCTGGGCCGCGTGAGCTTCGTCAACACGTATGACGGCTGGCGGGTGAACGCGCCCGCCACCACCGACCGTGAACGCCTGGACCTGATGGGCAGTGACCTGGCTTTCCACCTGGATCACCTGGCCATCCGGCGCGTCCTGGACACGACCGGCGTCGATCCCCTTCGCCCGCCCCAGACCACTCTGACAGTCTGGGCCACCGGACCGGGCGTGCCGCCGCGTGCCGAGGTCCGCTTCGGCCTGCACGCCGCCGAGAACGTCCCCGTCGCCTGGTTTCCCGCCGACGGGCGCCTGGTGGTGGTGGAGCGGGATATCCTGATCACGTTCCAGACGGTGCTGATGACGGCGGTGGGGTTGAAGCGATGAGACGGGCTACGGCGCCATACGCGACGACAGCATCAGCGGCACCGCCGCCGATGTGGCCAGCGCCTCCTCGAACGGCGCCTGCAGGGGCAGTGTCGCGATGACCTCGCGGGGTGCGCAGCTCGACGGCTGCGCGCCGAGACAATAGCTGTAGAGGGCGACCTGGTCGTTGAAGCGTGCCATCCTGTCGGCGGGCACCGGCGCGCTGGCGGGCAGCTTCAGACGTCGCGGGTTGACCCAGCGGCCGTCCTTCTTCACGCGGTAGTCCAGGTGCGGTCCGGTCGCGACGCCCGAGGCGCCCACGTAGCCTATCACCTGACCCTGGCTCACCTTCACGCCCTTCTTGACGCCCTTGGCGTAGCGCGACAGGTGCAGATAGTAGGTCTCGTACGACTGGTTGCTGTGCTGGATCTTCACGTAGCGGCCGTTGTTCTTGTTGTAGCGCGCCTCGACCACCACGCCGTCGCCGGCGGCGCGGACCGGCGTGCCCACCGGCGCCGCGTAGTCCACGCCGTAATGGGGCATGTAGCGCTTGTGCACCGGATGGAAGCGGCGTTGCGTGAAACCGTCGGAGATGCGCGAATACTCCAGCGGCGCGCGCATGAGCTGCTTCTCGAGGCTCCGGCCGGCGCCGTCGAAATAGGCGGGGCGTTCCTCATCGGCCGCGAACCGGAAACCGCGGTGGGTCTCGCCCCTGTTGGTGTACTCCACGGCCAGGATGGGGCCGGTGCGCACGAAAGCGCCGTCGCGATGGATCTCCTCGTAGATGATGCGGTAGGAATCGCCCTGGCGCACGTCGCGGCGGAAGTCCACCTCCCAGCCCAGGATGTCGTTCATCTTGGCGGCCAGGGCCGGCGGCGCGCCGTGGCCCTTGAGGCTCTCGTAGACCGAATCCGCCACGATGCCGGCCACCGCGCAGACGCGATGCTCCACCGGGTAGGTCAGCTCGTGGATCAGGTAGCCGCCTTCCGGCTTGCGCTGGAAAGCGATGTAGGACTCCTCGTCCTCCAGGTCGAAGCGCATGCGGTAGACCCGGCCGCTGTCATCGATGGCCACCCGGAAGGTGTGGCCGCGGCGGACCTTGCGCAGATTGCGGTACGGTCTGCAGGCCTCGACCAGGGCCATGATGTCGCCGTGGGAGGCGCCGCGCTGGCGCATGGCCTCATAGAAGGTCTGGTTGCGGCCGATGACCAGGTCGTCCTCGATAACGGTCTCGGGCAGTGGTTGCAGGCCGGCGATGGAGTCGCCGTCGACCGCGGGCACCAGGGCCGCGGGCGGCATGTCGATGCTGTCGCCGGCGGCGGACTGGTCCAGGCCGGCGGCGTGGTCCATGACGACGGTCCCGGCCTTGCGGAAAATTGGGCGTGCGAAGGCGGTGAACAGCACCATGAACGTGCAGATCGCCAATATTGTGAGCAACCGGTGCTGTCGGGCAAACGCTACCAGGGGGCCACGCTCCTGTGCCGGGGGGTCGCCGGGGGACACAACACCATGATACTATGGTAGTTGTCCCGCGCCATAATCAAGTGATTTCTCTGCCGTATTCGCGGCGGCAGGCTGTCCTGGCCTCTTTGCAAATCTCGAGCCGTTCTGCGGTCCGCGCATGCGAATCGGCGCCGGGCGCGGTCCCTCAGTCCCGATCCCCGATCAATTTCGCCAGGCGGTCGATCTCCGCCTGGATCGCGTCGTCCTCGAGGCGCGGAAACAGTATCTCCGGCTCGCCCAGCGCGCGACCGGCCGGCAGGGGTTGCAGCCCCTGGTTCCAGCCCCCGCGGTGCAGATCGCCAGACACCCCCAGCCAGGCCCAGACCTTCTCCATGGCGAAGGGGGTCACCGGCGCCAGCATGACGACGATCTGGCGCACCAGCTGCAATGCCACGGCGATCGAGACGCCGCAGCGGGTCATGTCGGTCTTGCGCGTGCGGAAGGGGGCCGACTCGTCGAAGTAGCGGTTGCCCGCCTGTCCCGCGGCGAAGACCTCGTCCAGGGCGGCGCGGATCTCGAACGCCTCCATGCGGGCGGCATAGCGCTCGACGCAGCCGGCCACTTCGTCCAGGGCGGCGCGGTCGAGATCGGCCAGGTCGGCGTCCGTCCAGGCCGGCACGCGGCCGTCGAAATACCTGTGGGCGAAGGTGAAGACCCGGTTGATCAGGTTGCCGAAGTTGTTGCCCAGCTCGTTGTTGTGGCGCGCCTGCAGGCCCTTCCAGGTGAAGTCCGTGTCGCGGGTCTCGGGCAGGGTCCGCGCCAGCGTGAAGCGCAGCGTGTCGGGCGTGAACTTCGCCAGGAAGTCGGGCAGCCACACAGCATAGCCGCGGCTGGTCGACAGCTTCTTGCCCTCGAGGTTCAGGAACTCGTTGGCCGGCACGTTGTCGGGCAGGACGTAATTCTCGCTGTGGTGCATGAGCATGCCCGGGAACATGATGGCGTGGAAGACGATGTTGTCCTTGCCGATGAAGTGGATCAGGCGCGTGCCGGCGTCCTGCCACCACAGGCGCCAGGCCTCCGGGTCGCCCTGGGCGGCGGCCCACTCCCGGGTGGACGAGATGTAGCCGATGGGCGCGTCGAACCACACGTAGAAGACCTTGCCCTCGTGGCCTGGCAGGGGCACCGGCACGCCCCAGTGCAGGTCGCGGGTGGCGGCGCGCGGGGCCAGGCCGTCCTTGAACCAGCCGCGGCAGTAGTTCAGGACGTTCTCCTTCCAGTCCGGATGGCCCGTCAGCCATTTCTCCAGCGCCGGCTGCCATCGATCCAGGGGCAGATACCAGTGGGTCGTCTCGCGCAGTTCCAGGGGCGAGTTGTCCAGCACGCTGCGGGGCGCGATCAGCTCCTCGGGGTTGAGGCTGGTGCCGCAGGCCTCGCACTGGTCGCCGCGGGCGTTCTCGGCGTGGCAGTGGGGACAGGTGCCCTCGATGTAGCGGTCGGCCAGGAAACGTCCCCGGGTGGGGCTGTAGAACTGCTCGCTCGTGCGCTGCTCGAGCAGGCCGCGCGAATGGAGATCGGTGAAGAAGGCCTGGCTGGTCTCGGTGTGGATCTCGCGGCTGGTCTGGGAGAAGTTGTCGAAGGACATGCCCAGTCCGCGGAACGACGCACTGATCGAGGCGTAATTGCGGTCGACCAGCTCCTTGGGGGAGATCCCCTCCTTCTCGGCGGTCAGCGTGATGGGCACGCCGTACTCGTCGGTGCCGCAGATGAACAGCACATCACGGCCGCGCAGGCGGAGGTAGCGGACATAGAAGTCGGCGGGCAGGTAGGCGCCGGCCAGGTGTCCCAGGTGGATGTCGCCGTTGGCGTAGGGCAGGGCGGCGGTGACGAGGGTGCGCTTGAAGTCGGGCACTGTATTCTCCCCGCAGGGGTGGGCAAGGGCCTGAAAAACGGCTAGAATCGAACGCCAAACTTAAAGCAAGGGTCACCCGGCCCGCAAGGAGGATCGTCTTGGATCTAGGAATCAAGGGGCGTGTGGCCCTGGTGACGGCCGGTTCGCGGGGGCTAGGACGCGCGGTCGCCGAGACTCTCGCCGCCGAGGGGGCCCACGTGGCCCTCTGCGCGCGCGGAGAGCAGGATCTGGCCGAGGCTGCCGCGGCGACGGCCGCCGCAGGCGACGGCCGCATCCTGGCGGGTCAGGGGGACATGGCCGAGCCCGGCGCCCTGGAGAGCTTCGTCACCGAGGTGGAGCATGGCCTGGGACCGGTGGACCTCTGTCTTGTCAACGCCGGTGGTCCGCCCGCGGGCAACTTCCTGGAACTGGAACTAGACCAGTGGGAGCAAGCCTACCGTCTGACTCTCGAGAGCGCCGTGCGCACCTGCCGCCGCGTGCTGCCGGGCATGATGGCGCGCCGGTATGGCCGGATCGTGGCCGTCACCTCGATGGCGGTACGCCAGCCGGTGGAGAACCTGACCCTCTCCAACGTGATCCGTCCCGCGGTGCAGGCCCTGGTCAAGGACCTGTCCCTGGCGGGAGCGCCCCACGGGGTCACCGTCAACGCCGTGGAGCCGGGGATCCATGTCACCAGCGCCCTGGAACGGCTCATCTCGCGCAAGATCGAGCAGGGCGCCCCGGGGCGAGAGGCGGTTCTGGCCGAATGGGTGAGCGAGATCCCGGCCGGACGCACGGGCGAACCGGCGGAGTTCGCGGCCCTGGTCGCGTTCCTGATGTCGTCCCCCGCGGGTTACATCACCGGGCAGAGCGTGGCTGCGGACGGGGGCTGGATCAAGGGTACCTTTTGACCTGGCTCATTCCGCAGCGCAGTGCAACGCTCCTACA
Coding sequences within:
- a CDS encoding DUF4340 domain-containing protein translates to MSRRETAIPRSVYPLLILLALAALWLWRAGGDGEPSGPRRLFERADETIASCVVRGGDAYVVLERDPAGPGGWRLGGDLSDLADEDGVAALLADLAATLGTEPVADATWTSLPEDYGLDGPGLFEVLVVDADGGRRSLRIGARNPATGLFYATGAGSEALFMVGEDLVRTLVALPGSVRARTLWPGFARDQADTVRLRFPGQANGDRLAWDLVARDDGNRWWLRLPTDGWARTGDAARGYHSRHADRRKSEAGADWLRLRDREIANLLSYLESDRVRDFLPPDVAAPTDGFAVRVSGAGCAAREVIFGDLETENRVQAWRDGYPGGLVLPAEIVRECAGGLPRYLHTDVLTHRLAAADSFALTRADLGRVSFVNTYDGWRVNAPATTDRERLDLMGSDLAFHLDHLAIRRVLDTTGVDPLRPPQTTLTVWATGPGVPPRAEVRFGLHAAENVPVAWFPADGRLVVVERDILITFQTVLMTAVGLKR
- a CDS encoding SDR family oxidoreductase, translated to MDLGIKGRVALVTAGSRGLGRAVAETLAAEGAHVALCARGEQDLAEAAAATAAAGDGRILAGQGDMAEPGALESFVTEVEHGLGPVDLCLVNAGGPPAGNFLELELDQWEQAYRLTLESAVRTCRRVLPGMMARRYGRIVAVTSMAVRQPVENLTLSNVIRPAVQALVKDLSLAGAPHGVTVNAVEPGIHVTSALERLISRKIEQGAPGREAVLAEWVSEIPAGRTGEPAEFAALVAFLMSSPAGYITGQSVAADGGWIKGTF
- a CDS encoding GldG family protein — its product is LGRWAPVLVLAALLLVLDVISARAPHTLDLTRNKRYSLAPQTVRVLDALDVDVRITAFYQRLDPSRKAAEVMLSSFSDRTDRISYEVVNPDVELSRVQEMGVTTARAVVVEGAGRRRELLDPDESTLINAVFRVMVGHQPIVYHLQGHGEHRLDDEERNGFAALDGVLRRQGYILYPLLLSDAPEVPADAQIVVIAAPQIEFAAQELAALHAFLARGGAVLALLDPGTPVSVSDWVSRYNVVPGDDFLVTSSRANASLRVDQRVMVVMDYPQHEITRGLPGMATFFPFAQSLRPRAEALVGVEAHTILRSDERSWAESDLSQVAGGKISFDEETDTRGPLPFGVALEVHRDEYFDELKLDALGLDSDDIFRQNEMLATLRRIREQGEVQLPPSVFSSENTSRLVVIGDSDFAVNANLNLYGNRDLLLNVLGWLAREQVLIAPRARETFSEPLVLSNEDRDLLGWSCAVAWPLLAGVIAVMVVVRRRRFH
- a CDS encoding peptidoglycan DD-metalloendopeptidase family protein is translated as MAICTFMVLFTAFARPIFRKAGTVVMDHAAGLDQSAAGDSIDMPPAALVPAVDGDSIAGLQPLPETVIEDDLVIGRNQTFYEAMRQRGASHGDIMALVEACRPYRNLRKVRRGHTFRVAIDDSGRVYRMRFDLEDEESYIAFQRKPEGGYLIHELTYPVEHRVCAVAGIVADSVYESLKGHGAPPALAAKMNDILGWEVDFRRDVRQGDSYRIIYEEIHRDGAFVRTGPILAVEYTNRGETHRGFRFAADEERPAYFDGAGRSLEKQLMRAPLEYSRISDGFTQRRFHPVHKRYMPHYGVDYAAPVGTPVRAAGDGVVVEARYNKNNGRYVKIQHSNQSYETYYLHLSRYAKGVKKGVKVSQGQVIGYVGASGVATGPHLDYRVKKDGRWVNPRRLKLPASAPVPADRMARFNDQVALYSYCLGAQPSSCAPREVIATLPLQAPFEEALATSAAVPLMLSSRMAP
- the metG gene encoding methionine--tRNA ligase codes for the protein MPDFKRTLVTAALPYANGDIHLGHLAGAYLPADFYVRYLRLRGRDVLFICGTDEYGVPITLTAEKEGISPKELVDRNYASISASFRGLGMSFDNFSQTSREIHTETSQAFFTDLHSRGLLEQRTSEQFYSPTRGRFLADRYIEGTCPHCHAENARGDQCEACGTSLNPEELIAPRSVLDNSPLELRETTHWYLPLDRWQPALEKWLTGHPDWKENVLNYCRGWFKDGLAPRAATRDLHWGVPVPLPGHEGKVFYVWFDAPIGYISSTREWAAAQGDPEAWRLWWQDAGTRLIHFIGKDNIVFHAIMFPGMLMHHSENYVLPDNVPANEFLNLEGKKLSTSRGYAVWLPDFLAKFTPDTLRFTLARTLPETRDTDFTWKGLQARHNNELGNNFGNLINRVFTFAHRYFDGRVPAWTDADLADLDRAALDEVAGCVERYAARMEAFEIRAALDEVFAAGQAGNRYFDESAPFRTRKTDMTRCGVSIAVALQLVRQIVVMLAPVTPFAMEKVWAWLGVSGDLHRGGWNQGLQPLPAGRALGEPEILFPRLEDDAIQAEIDRLAKLIGDRD